From Trichoderma atroviride chromosome 1, complete sequence, one genomic window encodes:
- a CDS encoding uncharacterized protein (TransMembrane:9 (i101-124o144-168i180-199o240-258i325-345o365-390i402-423o429-449i461-487o)): MGWMDTVNGKVARSPVGRWFRLEGSGHPKERKGSLFFTEIRGGMATFFAMAYILAVNASIVSDTGGTCVCNGGPSDPTCNNNDEYALCVQAIKRDAVTATAAISAFASFFMGLLANLPVGLAPGMGLNAYFTYTVVGFHGTGPVPYQVALTAIFVEGFIFLGLALFGMRQWLARAIPHSIKLATGVGIGLFLTLIGLTYSEGLGIIVGATDTPLELAGCSPANQLEDGTCPSWDKMRHPAMWIGIFCGGILTVLLMMYRVKGAVIAGIILVSIISWPRTTPITYFPHTPVGDDSFNFFKKVVDFHRIEHTLNVQQWDVSEYGGQFGLALITFLYVDILDCTGTLYGMARFANLIDPVTQDFEGSAVAYMVDAISISIGALFGLPPVTAFVESGAGISEGGKTGLTSVVTGICFFISIFFAPIFASIPPWATGSVLIIVGSMMATSVTEINWRYMGDAVPAFLAIAIMPFTYSIAYGLIAGVMSYIIINSTVGLLRYVSGGRIVPPNHDEKEPWTWRIPGGFFPPWLVRLFHGKKDFWRGEETVVVEEHVMEKERDANSEDHDATDVSRTTETPEVKL; the protein is encoded by the exons ATGGGTTGGATGGACACAGTCAACGGCAAGGTCGCCCGCAGTCCTGTGGGTCGATGGTTCCGGCTGGAGGGCTCTGGTCAT CCCAAGGAACGAAAGGGATCGCTGTTCTTCACCGAGATCCGCGGCGGCATGGCCaccttcttcgccatggccTACATCCTCGCCGTCAACGCCTCCATCGTCTCTGATACCGGCGGAACCTGCGTCTGCAACGGAGGCCCGTCCGATCCCACCTGCAACAACAACGACGAGTACGCCCTGTGTGTCCAGGCCATCAAGCGCGACGCCGTcactgccaccgccgccatctcggcctttgccagcttcttcatgggCCTCTTGGCCAACCTGCCCGTCGGCCTCGCTCCTGGAATGGGTCTGAATGCCTACTTCACTTACACCGTTGTTGGCTTCCACGGCACCGGCCCCGTTCCGTACCAGGTTGCCCTGACTgccatcttcgtcgaggGCTTCATCTTCCTGGGCCTCGCCCTGTTCGGTATGCGACAGTGGCTTGCGCGAGCGATCCCGCACTCCATCAAGCTGGCTACCGGTGTCGGCATCGGTCTCTTCTTGACTCTCATCGGCCTCACCTACAGCGAGGGTCTTGGAATCATCGTTGGCGCCACCGACACTCCCCTCGAGCTTGCCGGTTGCTCGCCCGCCAACCAGCTGGAAGACGGCACATGCCCCAGCTGGGATAAGATGCGTCACCCGGCCATGTGGATTGGCATCTTCTGCGGCGGCATCCTGACCGTCCTCCTCATGATGTACCGCGTCAAGGGCGCCGTCATTGCcggcatcatcctcgtcagcatcatctcctggCCCCGAACCACGCCCATCACCTACTTCCCCCACACTCCCGTGGGCGACGAcagcttcaacttcttcaaaAAGGTCGTCGACTTCCACCGCATCGAGCACACCCTCAACGTGCAGCAGTGGGACGTTAGCGAGTACGGCGGCCAGTTTGGTCTTGCCCTCATCACCTTCCTCTATGTCGACATCCTGGACTGCACTGGTACCCTCTATGGTATGGCTCGCTTTGCCAATCTCATCGATCCCGTCACTCAGGATTTCGAGGGCTCTGCTGTAGCCTACATGGTCGACGCCATTAGCATTTCCATCGGTGCTCTCTTCGGCCTTCCTCCCGTCACCGCTTTCGTCGAGTCTGGTGCCGGTATTTCTGAAGGTGGCAAGACCGGTCTCACATCCGTCGTCACCggaatctgcttcttcatcagcatcttcttcgcgCCCATCTTCGCCTCCATCCCTCCCTGGGCCACTGGCAGtgtcctcatcatcgtcggaTCCATGATGGCCACCTCCGTCACCGAGATCAACTGGAGATACATGGGCGACGCCGTCCCCGCTTTCCTCGCTATTGCCATCATGCCCTTCACATACTCTATTGCCTACGGCCTCATTGCCGGTGTCATGTCATACATTATCATCAACTCCACCGTCGGCCTCCTGAGGTACGTCTCTGGTGGCCGCATCGTGCCCCCCAACCACGACGAAAAGGAGCCCTGGACTTGGCGCATTCCTGGCGGCTTCTTCCCGCCTTGGCTTGTTCGTTTGTTCCATGGCAAGAAGGACTTTTGGCGCGGCGAGGAGACGGTCGTTGTCGAGGAGCACGTCATGGAGAAGGAGCGAGATGCCAACTCTGAGGATCACGATGCCACCGATGTGAGCCGCACCACCGAGACCCCCGAGGTCAAGttatag